The following are encoded together in the Novipirellula artificiosorum genome:
- the panC gene encoding pantoate--beta-alanine ligase, translated as MIKLTTPEQARRFVLERRFAGHTVGLVPTMGALHEGHRSLVRHACVQCDHTIATIFVNPTQFGPNEDLDKYPRLLEQDCQQLEAEGTTAVFLPSSDVIYPPGFSTYVEPPKVAAPLEGVCRPGHFRGVATVVMKLFQILPATHAFFGRKDYQQWKVIEAMVRDLNVGIEIACCDTVRESDGLALSSRNRYLSEEQRSRSLRLSVALRRAQQLADSGVRDVSRIEAEMRQILLSEGGVDAIDYARVVDAESLATLEHLDRPGVALIAAFVGQTRLIDNVSLS; from the coding sequence ATGATCAAGCTAACGACACCTGAGCAAGCGCGTCGCTTCGTACTCGAGAGGCGGTTCGCCGGACACACCGTTGGTTTGGTACCGACGATGGGCGCCCTGCATGAAGGACATCGATCGCTGGTCCGTCATGCTTGCGTCCAATGCGATCATACGATTGCGACGATTTTTGTGAACCCGACTCAATTCGGTCCCAATGAAGATCTCGACAAGTACCCTCGGTTGTTGGAGCAAGATTGCCAACAGCTCGAGGCCGAGGGAACCACGGCGGTATTCTTGCCAAGCAGTGACGTGATCTATCCGCCAGGATTTAGCACTTATGTCGAGCCGCCGAAGGTCGCGGCGCCACTTGAAGGCGTTTGTCGGCCAGGACATTTTCGTGGTGTTGCGACCGTGGTCATGAAACTGTTTCAGATCCTGCCAGCGACCCATGCCTTTTTTGGCCGCAAAGATTATCAGCAATGGAAAGTCATCGAAGCGATGGTGCGCGATCTGAACGTGGGGATTGAGATCGCTTGCTGCGATACGGTTCGCGAGTCGGATGGATTGGCATTGAGCAGCCGTAACCGTTACCTCAGTGAAGAGCAACGCTCGCGCTCGCTTCGGTTGTCCGTCGCGCTTCGTCGTGCTCAACAGCTTGCCGATTCAGGGGTGCGCGATGTCTCACGAATCGAAGCCGAGATGAGGCAAATCTTATTGAGCGAGGGTGGCGTGGACGCAATCGATTATGCAAGAGTCGTTGACGCAGAAAGCCTCGCGACTTTGGAGCATCTCGATCGACCCGGCGTCGCGTTGATCGCTGCCTTTGTGGGGCAGACACGATTGATCGACAACGTTTCGTTGAGCTAA
- a CDS encoding sugar ABC transporter ATP-binding protein, whose protein sequence is MNDPAASMLTVTGMTKRYAVTVLDDVSLDLRSGEIHALIGANGAGKSTLCKIVAGLVAPTHGFMTLEGRPYHPANKQAAESAGVEIVQQELNQIETLTVAENLFLSRLPHRLGVVNQKQLDTRARDALDRFGLHAIPTKTVMGSLGVGRQQMIEIAAALDRECKVLILDEPTAALSSGETDVLFTWLDRLRSQGVGMIYISHRLEEISRLADRVTVLRDGKYVTSEATSQLTTDRMVELMSGDEHAPTPSIRKVPVHVNPNESDTVALRVEGISRGKRVRQISFSVSKGERLGIAGLVGSGRTELLRCLFGADVAESGSITIGNRRNTTPFRHPREAVAAGLAMVTEDRKQNGLLLPLSIRVNTTLASLQKRFSLAGVIRRSAERTETQQLCESLDTRATGIEQSVGTLSGGNQQKVVVAKWLMRDAEIFFFDEPTRGIDVAARERIYRLFDALAAQGKTLLIVSSDLDELVATTDRIAVMSNGRMVQVFERHEWSKDRIMQAAFSGYVEKERS, encoded by the coding sequence GTGAACGATCCTGCCGCTTCCATGTTGACCGTTACGGGAATGACCAAGCGGTATGCCGTTACGGTTTTGGACGATGTTTCGTTGGACCTCCGCAGCGGTGAGATCCATGCTTTGATCGGCGCGAACGGTGCTGGCAAGAGCACGCTTTGCAAAATCGTGGCGGGATTGGTTGCTCCGACCCACGGGTTCATGACGTTGGAAGGTCGCCCCTATCATCCGGCAAACAAGCAGGCGGCCGAATCGGCGGGCGTTGAAATCGTGCAGCAGGAACTGAACCAGATTGAAACATTGACCGTGGCTGAGAATTTGTTCCTGTCTCGGTTGCCGCATCGCCTGGGAGTCGTCAATCAAAAACAACTCGACACGCGCGCTCGCGATGCACTGGATCGGTTTGGGCTCCACGCGATTCCGACCAAGACGGTGATGGGGTCCCTAGGCGTAGGGCGCCAGCAGATGATCGAAATTGCCGCAGCCTTAGATCGTGAGTGCAAGGTACTGATCCTCGACGAGCCGACAGCGGCACTCAGTTCGGGGGAAACCGACGTTTTGTTCACTTGGCTCGACCGGCTGCGGAGCCAGGGCGTTGGGATGATCTACATTAGCCATCGATTGGAAGAGATCAGCCGCTTGGCCGATCGAGTCACCGTGTTGCGGGATGGTAAGTACGTCACGAGCGAAGCGACGAGCCAGTTGACGACCGATCGGATGGTTGAGTTGATGAGTGGTGACGAACACGCGCCGACACCCTCGATTCGAAAGGTGCCCGTACACGTCAACCCGAACGAATCGGACACGGTAGCTTTGCGGGTGGAGGGAATTTCGCGAGGCAAACGGGTCAGGCAGATTAGCTTTTCCGTTTCCAAGGGCGAAAGGCTTGGGATTGCTGGATTGGTCGGCTCGGGACGTACCGAGCTGCTGCGTTGTCTTTTCGGTGCCGATGTTGCAGAATCTGGGTCGATCACGATTGGCAACCGCCGCAACACCACACCGTTTCGGCATCCAAGAGAAGCGGTCGCCGCCGGGTTGGCGATGGTGACCGAAGATCGGAAACAAAACGGTTTACTCTTGCCGCTTAGCATCCGAGTGAACACGACGCTTGCGTCACTACAAAAACGATTCTCGCTCGCGGGCGTCATTCGGCGTTCCGCGGAACGTACCGAAACACAACAGCTTTGTGAGTCACTCGATACGCGAGCGACCGGTATCGAGCAATCCGTTGGTACGTTGAGTGGTGGCAATCAACAGAAAGTGGTGGTCGCGAAATGGTTGATGCGCGACGCGGAGATCTTCTTTTTTGACGAACCGACGCGAGGAATTGACGTCGCCGCTCGGGAGCGGATTTATCGATTGTTCGACGCTTTGGCAGCCCAGGGTAAAACGCTGTTGATTGTCAGTAGCGATCTGGACGAACTGGTTGCAACCACCGATCGAATCGCTGTGATGTCCAATGGCCGGATGGTTCAAGTCTTTGAACGTCATGAATGGTCGAAGGATCGAATCATGCAAGCGGCGTTTTCGGGCTATGTGGAAAAGGAACGCTCATGA
- the ykgO gene encoding type B 50S ribosomal protein L36, with product MKVVSSIGALKYRHPDCQVVKRRGRIYVICKSNPKFKVRQGGAKVKKARR from the coding sequence ATGAAAGTTGTCAGCAGCATCGGTGCATTGAAGTACCGACATCCCGATTGCCAAGTGGTCAAACGGCGTGGCCGAATTTACGTGATTTGCAAGAGCAATCCGAAGTTCAAGGTCCGCCAAGGTGGTGCGAAGGTCAAAAAGGCCCGTCGCTAA
- the ndk gene encoding nucleoside-diphosphate kinase, with protein sequence MQRTLVLLKPDCVQRRLMGEVISRFEAKGLEIVAMKMIRITPELSRQHYAEHVEKPFYRGLEAFITSAPVLAMAIEGLEVIRVVREMLGATSGLKAAAGTIRGDYSSSRQMNLVHASDGEEAASRELKLYFSEEEFCEFDSVMTPFMRAGDES encoded by the coding sequence ATGCAACGTACACTGGTACTACTGAAGCCCGATTGTGTTCAACGCCGATTGATGGGCGAAGTGATCTCGCGATTCGAAGCCAAGGGGCTCGAAATCGTCGCGATGAAGATGATCCGAATCACTCCTGAGCTGTCACGACAGCATTATGCGGAACACGTCGAGAAACCTTTCTACAGGGGGCTCGAGGCATTTATCACCTCGGCTCCTGTCTTGGCGATGGCGATCGAGGGATTGGAAGTGATCCGCGTTGTTCGTGAAATGCTCGGAGCGACGAGCGGGTTGAAGGCAGCTGCGGGAACCATTCGCGGCGACTACAGCAGTAGCCGGCAGATGAACCTGGTTCATGCCAGTGACGGTGAAGAAGCCGCCTCTCGCGAGCTCAAGCTTTACTTCAGCGAAGAAGAGTTTTGCGAATTCGACTCGGTGATGACGCCGTTCATGAGAGCCGGCGACGAGTCTTGA
- the carA gene encoding glutamine-hydrolyzing carbamoyl-phosphate synthase small subunit: MPQPAKLALEDGTVYQGESIGSAGEVDGEVVFNTAMTGYQEILTDPSYRGQIVTMTYPEIGNYGVNSIDIEHDAPSLAGFIVREDSRIYSNYRAEGDLQSYLKKHNLVAIAGIDTRALVRRIRTEGAMRGVLSTLDLDNESLIQKAKASPGLVGRDIVREVMPNQTHAWDSRLDDWTALEIGDARSDNSGAHVVCMDFGMKWNIPRHFASRGNRVTIVPGNTSADEIRKLEPHGVFLSNGPGDPEPLEYAHQTIRELIGDVPIFGICLGHQLLSLACGAKTFKLKFGHRGVNQPVFDLTTGKVEITTQNHGFAVEEESLPDCLEVTHRNLNDDTVAGVRHRQHNAFGVQYHPEAASGPHDSHYLFERFQEQLNQPV, from the coding sequence ATGCCACAACCAGCAAAGCTCGCGCTCGAAGACGGTACCGTTTACCAAGGTGAATCGATCGGCTCGGCCGGCGAAGTCGACGGCGAAGTTGTCTTCAACACCGCGATGACCGGATACCAAGAAATATTGACCGACCCCAGCTATCGTGGCCAAATTGTCACGATGACCTACCCGGAAATCGGGAACTATGGCGTCAATTCCATCGATATCGAGCACGACGCTCCCTCGTTGGCGGGCTTCATCGTTCGTGAAGACAGCCGCATCTACAGCAACTATCGAGCAGAAGGTGATCTGCAGAGCTATCTAAAGAAGCACAACCTGGTCGCGATCGCCGGGATCGATACACGAGCACTCGTGCGTCGCATTCGCACCGAGGGAGCGATGCGCGGCGTATTGTCCACACTGGATTTGGATAACGAAAGCTTGATCCAGAAAGCAAAAGCGTCACCCGGATTGGTCGGTCGAGATATCGTTCGCGAAGTGATGCCGAACCAGACTCATGCCTGGGACAGCCGACTCGATGATTGGACGGCATTGGAGATCGGCGATGCAAGATCCGACAACAGCGGTGCACATGTCGTCTGCATGGACTTCGGCATGAAGTGGAATATCCCGCGACATTTTGCATCGCGTGGCAATCGAGTGACCATTGTTCCGGGTAATACGTCGGCCGACGAGATTCGAAAACTCGAACCCCATGGCGTCTTTTTGTCCAACGGACCCGGCGATCCCGAGCCTCTCGAATATGCCCACCAAACGATCCGCGAATTGATTGGAGACGTACCGATTTTCGGCATTTGCCTCGGACATCAATTGTTGTCTTTGGCGTGCGGTGCGAAGACCTTTAAGTTGAAATTTGGCCATCGAGGTGTTAACCAACCGGTCTTTGACTTGACCACCGGCAAAGTGGAAATCACGACACAGAATCACGGTTTTGCGGTGGAAGAGGAATCGCTTCCCGATTGTCTCGAAGTGACGCATCGCAACTTGAACGATGACACGGTCGCGGGCGTTCGCCACCGCCAACACAATGCGTTCGGCGTCCAATATCATCCCGAAGCAGCCTCGGGGCCTCATGATAGCCACTATTTATTCGAGCGATTCCAAGAGCAGCTCAATCAACCGGTATGA
- the bshB1 gene encoding bacillithiol biosynthesis deacetylase BshB1 has protein sequence MTTVITVPPKDLPVTEPLDMLVVAPHPDDAELGMGGTIAKMLSLGWRVGVLDLTSGEPTPHGSESLRRTETDRASNILGLSWRGNAGLPNRKLQHTLESRELIASYFRVLRPRWLFAPYWQDAHPDHLAATELIEAARFWSKLSKTDMPGERFHPGRVFYYYCIHLRLAVAPNWIVDISDFWDIKRASIEAYQSQFIAGRDPQPPTLMDEFRVEAANWGRLIHRKYGEPFATKEPLALESLAGIL, from the coding sequence ATGACCACTGTGATCACCGTCCCTCCGAAAGACCTTCCGGTGACCGAGCCTCTCGACATGTTGGTGGTCGCCCCTCATCCGGACGATGCCGAACTTGGAATGGGAGGAACGATCGCGAAAATGTTGTCGCTCGGTTGGCGAGTCGGTGTGTTGGATTTGACCAGCGGGGAGCCGACGCCCCATGGATCCGAATCGCTGCGTCGCACAGAGACCGACCGCGCGAGCAACATCCTGGGGCTCTCGTGGCGGGGGAACGCAGGGTTGCCGAATCGAAAATTGCAACACACCTTGGAATCTCGCGAGCTAATCGCCAGCTATTTTCGGGTATTGCGGCCGCGGTGGCTTTTCGCCCCCTACTGGCAAGACGCCCATCCTGATCATCTTGCGGCGACCGAATTGATCGAAGCGGCTCGGTTTTGGTCCAAGTTGAGTAAAACCGACATGCCGGGCGAGCGTTTTCATCCTGGACGCGTCTTCTACTATTACTGCATCCACCTTCGCTTGGCGGTTGCCCCCAATTGGATCGTCGACATCAGTGACTTCTGGGACATCAAGCGTGCGTCGATTGAAGCCTATCAGAGTCAATTCATTGCGGGGCGGGATCCCCAGCCCCCAACGCTGATGGACGAATTTCGCGTCGAAGCGGCCAATTGGGGCCGGCTGATCCATCGCAAGTATGGGGAACCGTTTGCCACGAAAGAGCCCTTGGCCCTCGAATCCTTGGCAGGGATTTTGTAA
- a CDS encoding bifunctional nuclease family protein has product MPVKMQLARIIISELTENQVIYLQEENGEREFPILIGIFEATNIDRRVKEEYTPTRPLTHDLIVHVAEALGAKVESVVISDLNEHTYYAQLNLRKEDGELITIDSRPSDAIAVAVTFSPALPIYVSEQVLDEATSTPF; this is encoded by the coding sequence ATGCCCGTCAAAATGCAGCTGGCTCGGATCATCATCTCTGAGCTCACTGAGAATCAAGTGATCTATCTTCAGGAAGAAAATGGGGAACGCGAGTTTCCGATACTGATTGGCATTTTCGAAGCGACCAACATCGATCGTCGGGTTAAAGAAGAGTACACTCCGACGCGACCCCTGACGCACGATTTGATTGTTCACGTGGCCGAAGCGCTCGGTGCGAAGGTGGAAAGCGTCGTGATCAGCGACCTGAACGAGCACACCTACTACGCTCAATTGAACCTGCGTAAAGAAGACGGTGAATTGATCACGATCGACTCGCGCCCCAGTGACGCGATCGCGGTTGCCGTCACCTTTTCACCGGCACTGCCGATCTATGTTAGCGAGCAGGTGTTGGACGAAGCAACGTCGACACCGTTCTAG
- a CDS encoding tetratricopeptide repeat protein, which translates to MKLQLMVLPRSFRTAALWCVSGWFLISEMALPTALAQQTSTEGGTATTQSETQPVDPKPADTYTPDPGQADFDEAVLARIDAETPAELEAVSTLLESALAKGLNEENTAFAKKILGSVLLQRSQQLAAVMARVRGRRQIQLRDEALEVLDDAVENDPTLVEAFLLIARLNLVLDENPEKVVEAATKAIELLEDDPVQQSGAYLLRAIKQDSDQERMDDLNKAIEIDPTNVEALQARAALRMQQDDVDGAIADMEQILTEQPGNQILAQAVVQELVDRKRMDDAMALVTKSLEAKPSEGMYRIRGFLYRMQGKDEQAVADFNKALAMQPKDPISMLQRAEIALSRGDIKAAKEDMRAAIRINPSVAEADATIFVRCLIAVEEGRMADAINDMKLLAGRDPSSVDRQLQLATLYSRDERPRKAIEVLNGVLDRDPNNASVLRSRADALLSVGEHAEAIADYERAIDHAEDSNVDLPGILNNLAWVLATSPNDEVRNGKRSVELGQQAAELTEYKEAHILSTLAAGYAETGDFEKAIEWSSKAVELGEAEENPQTEQLKEELESYRENKAWREQQEVEENEVPILEPDDLIDT; encoded by the coding sequence ATGAAATTGCAATTGATGGTGCTGCCGCGATCGTTTCGCACCGCAGCCCTGTGGTGCGTTAGCGGTTGGTTTCTGATCAGCGAAATGGCCTTGCCGACGGCGCTGGCGCAGCAAACGTCGACGGAGGGAGGGACCGCTACGACGCAGTCGGAAACGCAGCCCGTTGACCCCAAACCCGCGGACACGTACACGCCCGATCCAGGGCAGGCCGACTTTGATGAAGCCGTGCTGGCGCGCATCGACGCGGAAACTCCCGCAGAGCTTGAGGCGGTATCAACGCTGCTTGAGTCGGCATTGGCCAAGGGGCTGAACGAGGAAAACACCGCTTTTGCGAAGAAGATTCTTGGCAGCGTGCTGCTTCAGCGTAGTCAACAACTCGCCGCGGTGATGGCGCGTGTCCGTGGCCGTCGCCAGATACAGCTCCGTGACGAGGCGCTTGAAGTGCTCGACGATGCGGTCGAAAACGACCCGACGTTAGTCGAAGCCTTTTTGTTGATCGCAAGGTTGAACTTGGTACTGGACGAGAACCCCGAGAAAGTCGTCGAAGCCGCCACCAAAGCGATCGAGTTGCTTGAGGACGATCCGGTGCAACAATCGGGTGCCTATTTGCTGCGAGCCATCAAGCAAGACTCCGATCAAGAAAGAATGGACGACTTGAACAAGGCGATCGAGATTGATCCAACCAATGTCGAAGCGCTACAAGCTCGCGCCGCGCTGCGGATGCAGCAGGACGACGTTGACGGCGCGATTGCGGACATGGAACAAATTCTGACCGAGCAACCGGGCAACCAAATCCTTGCCCAAGCGGTCGTCCAAGAATTGGTCGATCGCAAACGAATGGACGATGCAATGGCGCTCGTGACCAAGTCGCTCGAGGCGAAACCCAGCGAAGGGATGTATCGCATCCGAGGATTCTTGTACCGCATGCAAGGTAAAGATGAACAGGCGGTCGCGGACTTCAACAAAGCGCTCGCGATGCAGCCGAAGGATCCGATTTCCATGTTGCAACGCGCCGAAATTGCACTCTCACGTGGCGACATCAAAGCGGCCAAAGAAGACATGCGAGCGGCGATTCGGATCAACCCTTCAGTCGCCGAGGCCGATGCGACGATCTTCGTTCGTTGCTTGATCGCTGTCGAAGAGGGCCGCATGGCAGATGCAATCAATGACATGAAATTGTTGGCGGGACGTGATCCGTCGAGTGTCGATCGCCAACTTCAATTGGCAACGTTGTACTCCCGCGACGAGCGGCCGCGAAAAGCGATCGAAGTACTGAACGGTGTTCTCGATCGCGATCCAAACAATGCATCGGTGTTGCGGTCGCGCGCCGACGCATTGCTGAGTGTTGGTGAACATGCCGAAGCGATTGCCGACTACGAGCGTGCCATCGATCATGCAGAGGATTCGAACGTCGATCTGCCAGGCATCTTGAATAACTTGGCCTGGGTTCTGGCAACGTCACCCAATGACGAGGTCCGCAATGGAAAGCGGTCCGTCGAACTGGGACAACAAGCGGCGGAACTGACCGAGTACAAAGAGGCCCACATCCTCAGCACCCTGGCCGCCGGCTACGCCGAAACCGGGGACTTCGAAAAGGCAATCGAGTGGAGCAGCAAAGCGGTGGAACTTGGCGAGGCCGAAGAAAATCCTCAAACGGAACAGTTGAAAGAAGAACTCGAAAGCTACCGCGAAAACAAGGCTTGGCGGGAACAGCAAGAAGTTGAAGAAAACGAGGTTCCTATTCTTGAACCGGATGACCTGATCGATACCTGA
- a CDS encoding ABC transporter permease, with translation MTRSLIQYIALLAVLVSLVAVFSLLSENFFQAGTAVSIANQIPDLTFLAVGMTLVLVIGGIDLSVGSVLALSAAVFGVLMVDAGWPMWAAIIACLLTGAVCGLASGLISVGFGIPSFIVTLGMLEIARGGAKEVTASQTRYIGSSVEWIGEPLPGLMVSPAFLVAIVIVIAGQFLLTRTVFGRYCVAIGTNREAVRMSGIWASPYSVSVFVLSGLMCGLAAIAQTSRLSTADPNAAIGIELSAIAACVIGGTSLMGGRGSVISSLLGVLIIAVLQTGLAQLGVSDSRKQIITGIVIVVAVLLDALRIRLDKTEA, from the coding sequence ATGACTCGATCGTTGATCCAGTACATCGCATTGTTGGCCGTGTTGGTCTCTCTGGTCGCCGTGTTTAGTCTGCTGAGCGAGAACTTTTTTCAAGCCGGGACGGCGGTGTCGATTGCAAACCAAATTCCTGATTTGACCTTCTTAGCCGTCGGTATGACGTTGGTGCTGGTCATCGGAGGAATCGACTTGTCGGTGGGGAGTGTGTTGGCGCTGTCGGCGGCTGTCTTCGGCGTGCTGATGGTGGATGCCGGGTGGCCGATGTGGGCTGCTATCATCGCATGCTTATTAACCGGTGCGGTATGTGGATTGGCGAGTGGCTTGATTTCGGTCGGTTTCGGAATCCCCTCCTTTATCGTCACCTTGGGGATGCTGGAAATTGCGCGAGGCGGCGCGAAAGAGGTGACGGCCAGCCAAACGCGGTACATTGGGTCGTCGGTGGAATGGATCGGTGAGCCCTTGCCTGGATTGATGGTGTCGCCCGCCTTCTTGGTCGCAATCGTGATCGTCATCGCTGGCCAGTTTTTGCTAACGCGGACGGTTTTCGGTCGCTATTGTGTCGCGATCGGAACCAATCGAGAGGCGGTTCGGATGTCAGGAATCTGGGCGTCTCCCTACTCGGTGAGCGTGTTTGTCCTCAGCGGATTGATGTGCGGCTTGGCCGCGATTGCACAAACGTCGCGATTGTCGACGGCCGATCCCAATGCCGCCATCGGCATCGAGTTGTCTGCGATCGCAGCGTGCGTGATCGGTGGCACCAGTTTGATGGGGGGGCGTGGTAGCGTGATCAGCTCACTGTTGGGTGTCTTGATCATTGCGGTGCTGCAAACCGGTTTGGCACAACTTGGTGTTTCGGATTCGAGAAAGCAGATCATCACGGGCATCGTGATCGTCGTTGCGGTCCTACTCGATGCTCTGCGAATTCGACTCGACAAAACCGAAGCATAA
- a CDS encoding IS4 family transposase has translation MLAIHRHDKNSCLPQTPPTLNEMIKMIASLGGYIDRPSQNSHPGTKTLWIGLQQTHSLSAGWLAFGPESKKFRQARCV, from the coding sequence ATGCTAGCGATCCATCGTCATGACAAGAATTCTTGTCTTCCGCAGACGCCTCCGACGCTCAACGAGATGATAAAGATGATCGCGAGTCTGGGCGGCTACATCGATCGCCCGTCGCAAAACAGCCATCCTGGCACGAAAACGCTTTGGATCGGTCTTCAGCAGACTCACAGCCTGTCCGCCGGTTGGCTCGCTTTTGGGCCGGAATCAAAAAAATTTCGTCAGGCTAGATGTGTGTAA
- a CDS encoding homocysteine S-methyltransferase family protein, translating to MTELIKQLLADGPVILDGAWGTQLQQRGLSSGDCPDEWNLSHAEQVECVPRAYVEAGSQVVLTNTFRSNRLALDGYGLSAQVQAINRAAAEISLRAAGDLAIVFGSIGPSGKMLMTGEVSESELDAAFSEQAAALASAGVAAILVETMSDLAEAKLALAAAKRTGLPVVVSMVFDSGKELDRTMMGDTAEKVATELTVAGADVVGANCGQGIESYVGVCQQLHRATDLPIWIKANAGVPQICDGEVVYRTSAEEFAKHGPALVQAGAKFVGGCCGTGPEFIQALRKSVRG from the coding sequence ATGACCGAGTTGATCAAACAGTTGTTGGCCGATGGACCGGTGATTTTGGATGGGGCCTGGGGGACACAGCTCCAGCAGCGAGGGCTTTCCAGCGGTGATTGCCCTGATGAGTGGAACTTGTCGCATGCGGAACAGGTCGAGTGTGTTCCGAGAGCGTACGTCGAGGCCGGAAGCCAAGTGGTCTTAACCAATACATTCCGGTCGAACCGTTTGGCACTCGATGGTTACGGGTTGTCAGCTCAAGTGCAGGCGATCAATCGTGCGGCAGCGGAGATTTCGCTTCGCGCCGCTGGCGATTTGGCGATCGTGTTCGGATCGATTGGTCCCAGTGGCAAGATGCTGATGACCGGCGAGGTCAGCGAATCGGAATTGGACGCAGCGTTTTCCGAACAGGCTGCGGCGCTTGCGTCAGCCGGTGTCGCTGCGATCCTTGTGGAAACCATGTCGGATTTGGCCGAAGCAAAACTGGCGCTTGCGGCCGCCAAACGAACGGGATTGCCCGTGGTGGTCAGTATGGTGTTCGATTCGGGCAAAGAACTCGATCGCACGATGATGGGTGATACTGCCGAAAAGGTCGCAACCGAGTTGACCGTTGCCGGTGCGGATGTCGTTGGCGCGAATTGTGGGCAAGGAATTGAATCGTACGTGGGCGTCTGTCAGCAGCTTCATCGAGCGACGGACTTACCGATTTGGATCAAAGCGAATGCTGGCGTGCCTCAGATTTGCGATGGTGAGGTCGTTTATCGAACCAGTGCGGAGGAATTTGCCAAACACGGTCCCGCACTCGTTCAAGCCGGTGCCAAGTTCGTCGGTGGCTGCTGCGGCACCGGCCCCGAATTCATCCAGGCACTACGAAAATCGGTGCGAGGGTAA
- a CDS encoding uroporphyrinogen decarboxylase family protein → MNSRQRVLSAINHQQPDRVPIDLGGTRQSGIAASTYHALKQRLGINTPTQIFDCYQMLAEVERPVMERFGADIIGLNRPQVAFGIDNSDWKPWTLFDGTPVEVPGGFHPVTEPSGDLVLMRDKAPIARMPKNGFYFDRLEKYPGAAHLPVAEVNPPLMSSELAEHYRCHAEALWQNTDFAIVAPMGPPYELFFGLGTGDFSAWMMTLATEPDYVDELLGKLTDLWITNLSRFADAVQDRVPILQICDDFGMQHAPFLSPKMFRERIMPFYQRGIRWIHENTEMKVLLHSDGALRTLIPSLIEMGVDILNPVQTSADGMDGAELKAEFGSQLVFWGGSLDCQHTLPFGTIDEVVAEVTKHVSAFAAGGGYVFAPVHNIQASVPIENMIAMYDTAIAVG, encoded by the coding sequence ATGAATTCCCGCCAGCGCGTCCTCTCAGCCATCAACCATCAACAACCCGATCGAGTGCCCATTGATTTGGGTGGCACTCGCCAATCAGGCATCGCTGCGTCCACTTACCACGCCCTGAAACAACGATTGGGAATCAATACTCCGACGCAAATATTTGATTGTTACCAGATGTTAGCAGAGGTCGAACGTCCCGTCATGGAGAGATTCGGAGCCGACATCATCGGGCTGAATCGACCTCAAGTGGCGTTTGGAATCGATAATTCAGATTGGAAACCCTGGACCCTATTTGACGGAACGCCCGTTGAGGTCCCGGGCGGTTTTCATCCGGTCACGGAGCCCTCGGGCGACTTGGTGTTGATGCGAGACAAGGCACCGATTGCCCGCATGCCCAAAAATGGCTTCTATTTCGATCGACTTGAAAAGTATCCGGGCGCCGCCCATTTACCGGTTGCCGAAGTCAATCCGCCGCTCATGTCGTCTGAACTTGCAGAACATTATCGTTGCCATGCAGAAGCCTTGTGGCAAAACACCGACTTTGCGATCGTTGCCCCGATGGGCCCCCCCTACGAACTGTTCTTTGGTCTCGGCACCGGCGATTTCTCCGCTTGGATGATGACGTTAGCGACCGAGCCCGATTACGTGGACGAATTGCTTGGCAAGTTGACAGACCTGTGGATCACGAACCTAAGCCGTTTTGCGGATGCCGTGCAGGATCGTGTTCCGATCCTTCAAATTTGCGACGATTTTGGAATGCAACACGCCCCTTTTCTGTCGCCCAAGATGTTTCGCGAGCGGATCATGCCGTTTTACCAACGAGGTATCCGCTGGATACACGAGAATACGGAAATGAAAGTCCTGCTGCACTCCGATGGCGCTCTACGAACGTTGATCCCCTCGTTGATCGAAATGGGCGTCGACATTCTAAATCCAGTGCAAACGAGCGCCGATGGAATGGATGGAGCGGAATTAAAGGCCGAGTTCGGTTCGCAACTGGTGTTCTGGGGCGGATCGCTTGATTGCCAACACACCCTTCCGTTCGGGACGATTGACGAGGTTGTCGCGGAAGTGACCAAGCATGTCTCGGCGTTCGCTGCTGGCGGAGGATACGTCTTCGCCCCCGTCCATAACATTCAAGCGAGCGTCCCCATTGAGAACATGATCGCCATGTACGACACGGCGATCGCGGTCGGTTAG